From the genome of Candidatus Nitrosocosmicus oleophilus, one region includes:
- a CDS encoding NAD(P)/FAD-dependent oxidoreductase, whose product MKFDIAIVGGGPAGLSAAYSASKHGAKVILIEKDPSFGHNVRTSGVTWIKEIEKFEISREYYNPIKNFSFVSPTNQIMISGNFNSACVLDVRKTYQYLASRAASEGSTLLVKSQVIDVKKNLQGHSSILKVNSPSGPLDVEATLIIDASGFTSFVSRKLGYVESWKRYGIGAEYECYCDNVDNETLCLMVGQIYSEAGYAWVFPLSKNRLRIGVGIGKPNSSTDPLVKLNQIMKNRLPPLDTLGKIQPLELHYGMIPNEGLRTTSVFDGLIMVGDTVGQANPLVLEGIRYAIEFGRLAGRVGAESLQYNSSRDSLLPYEVANKNLLEKKIKSALKVQSRWLGLSDSEWHKEIEIIKELSIDEFLDFIKSDFTYSKMAKLAFNHPKMMVKQLFNLVLKK is encoded by the coding sequence TTGAAATTTGACATAGCTATTGTAGGAGGAGGACCAGCAGGATTGTCTGCTGCATATTCTGCATCTAAACATGGTGCTAAGGTAATCCTCATTGAAAAGGATCCTTCGTTTGGACATAATGTTAGGACCAGCGGTGTCACTTGGATAAAGGAGATTGAAAAATTCGAAATCTCAAGGGAATACTATAATCCTATCAAGAATTTTTCCTTTGTCTCTCCAACCAATCAAATTATGATTTCTGGCAATTTTAATTCTGCATGTGTTCTGGATGTCAGAAAGACCTATCAATATTTAGCATCTAGAGCAGCCAGCGAAGGTAGTACTTTGCTGGTAAAAAGTCAAGTCATTGACGTTAAGAAAAATTTACAGGGACATTCAAGTATTTTGAAAGTCAACTCTCCCAGTGGGCCATTGGATGTGGAGGCAACTTTAATTATAGATGCATCGGGCTTTACCAGTTTTGTATCCCGGAAATTAGGCTACGTTGAATCGTGGAAAAGATACGGCATAGGTGCAGAATATGAGTGCTATTGTGATAATGTGGATAACGAAACTTTATGCCTAATGGTCGGGCAGATTTATTCTGAGGCTGGTTATGCATGGGTTTTTCCATTATCTAAAAATCGCCTACGAATAGGAGTAGGCATTGGGAAACCAAATTCAAGCACCGATCCACTTGTTAAATTAAACCAAATCATGAAAAATCGCTTACCTCCATTAGATACCCTAGGAAAAATTCAGCCCTTGGAGCTTCATTACGGTATGATTCCAAATGAAGGATTGCGTACAACCAGTGTTTTCGATGGCTTAATCATGGTTGGAGATACTGTGGGTCAGGCAAATCCGTTAGTACTGGAAGGAATAAGATATGCTATAGAATTTGGACGTTTGGCTGGGAGGGTAGGAGCCGAATCATTGCAATATAATTCATCTAGAGATTCACTATTGCCTTATGAAGTAGCAAACAAGAATCTCCTCGAAAAGAAAATAAAATCAGCATTAAAAGTTCAGTCAAGGTGGCTTGGTTTATCTGACTCCGAATGGCATAAAGAAATTGAAATAATAAAGGAATTATCAATAGATGAGTTTTTGGATTTTATCAAGTCAGATTTTACTTATAGCAAAATGGCTAAATTGGCTTTCAACCATCCTAAAATGATGGTTAAGCAATTGTTTAACCTAGTATTAAAAAAATAG
- a CDS encoding fumarylacetoacetate hydrolase family protein, with amino-acid sequence MKIARIRLKNSVETYGIVSEDGTKIITKEQIQEKTGVPIPPRIKEFLFGGWLEEVNSVGANLTFDLPLNEVDLLAPLPNPPKIICLAFNYYDHARDAGLTPSEEPVIFLKPRTALNSPHGNVISPSYVKRLDYEAEIAVIIGKQVKKVSEENSLDAVFGYMIFHDVSARDIQFRDKQFTRGKSIDTFAPCGPWITTRDEIQDPQKLRITTKVNGEIRQNSSSSNMVIPIRKIISSLSELITIEPGDIISTGTPAGVAMSMKEPRYLKHDDTVEITIEGLGTIRNRILFN; translated from the coding sequence ATGAAAATAGCAAGGATTAGGTTGAAAAATTCAGTAGAAACATATGGAATTGTCTCTGAAGATGGTACGAAAATAATTACCAAGGAACAGATACAGGAAAAGACTGGAGTCCCTATCCCACCTCGAATCAAAGAATTCTTGTTTGGTGGTTGGCTGGAAGAAGTAAATTCTGTTGGAGCTAACCTTACTTTTGATTTACCATTAAACGAAGTTGATCTGTTGGCCCCACTTCCAAATCCACCTAAAATTATTTGTTTAGCTTTTAATTACTACGATCATGCTCGGGATGCAGGATTGACTCCTTCTGAAGAACCTGTGATATTCTTAAAACCAAGAACAGCATTAAATTCACCTCATGGAAATGTCATCTCCCCTTCGTATGTAAAGCGACTAGATTATGAAGCCGAAATAGCCGTCATTATTGGAAAACAAGTCAAAAAAGTTTCTGAAGAAAACTCTCTAGATGCTGTATTTGGTTACATGATATTCCATGATGTTTCTGCTCGAGATATCCAGTTTAGAGATAAACAATTCACACGAGGAAAAAGCATTGATACATTTGCTCCATGTGGTCCTTGGATAACTACTAGGGATGAAATTCAAGATCCTCAAAAACTACGCATTACAACCAAAGTAAATGGTGAAATAAGGCAAAATTCGTCAAGTAGTAATATGGTTATCCCAATTAGGAAAATAATATCTTCTTTGAGTGAACTTATAACAATCGAACCTGGGGACATCATTTCTACAGGTACTCCAGCCGGAGTAGCCATGTCAATGAAAGAACCTAGGTATTTGAAACATGATGACACGGTAGAGATTACTATAGAGGGATTGGGAACGATCAGGAATCGGATCTTGTTTAATTAG
- the gltX gene encoding glutamate--tRNA ligase yields the protein MITDQKFVNTVKLIALKNALEFNNTIRIDVVISKIFSISKEMGASINIKDLVPEIKEITSELGSLPVNEKKTLYDSITLENNHYLKDHKDDTGTTNNIQKDLENKKKSTSAGNDIEFELPNLEGAVQGKVITRFPPEPNGYPHIGHAKAAVIDEEYARKYGGKLILRYDDTNPQKEKIEYYSAIKDGLDWLQVKPDEIKNTSDDIVKIYEYGKELIRKNFAYVCSCSPEVIKRNRLNAIACKCTNNSIENTLSEFENMISGKYNQNQAILRYRGDMTSLNTAMRDPTLFRVIKDGHHPKVGSKYSLWPTYDFAAPIEDSLDGVTHAFRTKEYELRNELYFSILDNLSLRKPRLIEFSRLEFEGIPVSKRKITPLIEQGIIKNWDDPRLPTLMGLRRRGILPEAIRKFVLSLSITLSETKPSMEILESFNRKMLDSKAQRLFFVKSPVIVNIDGLNVDTVEIRNHPTLDMGKRKVRVGNIIYISNDDAIKLKIGDTLRLMDLCNIEILSIEKNLIKDETNENEPNIVINAKNKGNEISHHMPKIQWVSKSNSQNYKILRPLPLYNGDNYNENNLIVDCGLSESYISKLELGTVIQFVRYGFCKIDDKSTAIFTHR from the coding sequence ATGATTACTGATCAGAAATTTGTCAACACTGTTAAATTAATAGCTTTGAAAAATGCGCTGGAGTTTAACAACACGATAAGAATCGACGTTGTAATTTCAAAGATTTTTTCAATTTCTAAAGAAATGGGAGCAAGTATTAACATAAAAGATTTGGTTCCAGAAATAAAAGAAATTACTAGTGAACTAGGATCTCTGCCAGTTAATGAAAAAAAGACTCTATACGACTCTATAACTTTGGAAAATAATCATTATTTAAAGGACCACAAAGATGATACGGGAACAACCAATAATATCCAAAAGGATCTGGAAAACAAAAAGAAATCAACCTCGGCCGGTAATGATATCGAATTTGAACTCCCAAATCTGGAAGGGGCTGTCCAAGGTAAAGTAATAACAAGATTTCCTCCTGAGCCAAATGGCTACCCTCATATAGGTCATGCTAAAGCTGCGGTAATTGATGAAGAATATGCTAGAAAATATGGGGGAAAGCTGATTTTGCGATATGATGATACTAACCCTCAAAAAGAAAAAATTGAATATTACAGTGCTATAAAAGATGGTCTCGATTGGCTTCAAGTAAAGCCAGATGAGATAAAGAATACATCTGATGATATTGTTAAAATTTATGAATATGGTAAGGAGCTAATTAGAAAAAATTTTGCATATGTTTGCTCGTGTTCACCAGAAGTTATAAAGCGTAACCGCCTAAATGCGATTGCGTGTAAATGTACGAATAATTCGATCGAAAATACCTTGTCAGAATTTGAAAATATGATCTCAGGAAAATACAACCAAAACCAAGCAATCCTGAGGTACAGAGGAGATATGACCAGTCTAAATACCGCGATGCGGGATCCGACTCTTTTTAGGGTTATAAAAGATGGTCATCACCCTAAGGTTGGTTCCAAATATTCGTTATGGCCCACTTATGATTTTGCTGCTCCTATAGAAGATAGCCTGGACGGCGTTACTCATGCATTTAGGACTAAAGAATACGAATTACGAAATGAATTATATTTTTCCATATTGGATAATTTATCTTTAAGGAAACCAAGGCTGATTGAATTCTCTAGGTTGGAATTTGAAGGGATTCCAGTTTCCAAAAGAAAAATTACACCCTTAATTGAACAGGGGATAATAAAGAATTGGGATGATCCTAGATTGCCTACACTGATGGGATTAAGGAGACGTGGTATCCTACCAGAAGCTATAAGAAAATTCGTTCTGTCACTCAGTATTACACTGTCAGAAACGAAACCCTCAATGGAAATACTGGAATCATTCAATAGGAAAATGCTGGACTCCAAAGCCCAAAGGCTCTTTTTTGTCAAGAGTCCAGTCATAGTGAACATAGATGGTCTTAATGTCGATACAGTTGAGATTAGAAATCATCCTACTCTTGATATGGGCAAAAGAAAGGTGCGGGTAGGAAATATAATTTATATATCTAACGATGATGCAATTAAACTAAAAATCGGAGATACATTAAGATTAATGGACTTATGCAACATAGAAATCTTGTCAATTGAAAAAAATCTCATTAAGGATGAAACCAACGAAAATGAGCCTAATATTGTTATTAATGCAAAAAATAAGGGAAATGAAATTTCTCATCATATGCCAAAGATTCAGTGGGTTTCTAAATCCAACTCCCAAAATTATAAGATTTTGAGACCATTACCCCTATACAATGGGGACAATTACAATGAAAATAATTTGATAGTGGATTGCGGATTATCTGAATCCTATATATCAAAACTTGAGCTAGGAACTGTCATTCAATTTGTTAGATATGGATTTTGTAAGATTGATGATAAATCTACTGCAATATTTACACATAGGTGA
- a CDS encoding NADH-quinone oxidoreductase subunit B, whose amino-acid sequence MIKDLVNPTNFNLLVSNIGDVLVKALDAPLGYVINWGRVWSLWPVHLETACCSVEFGAVSSPRYDAERFGILEAFGSLRQCDLIVVQGTVTRKMAPRLRMVYDQMPEPKYVIAMGACAITGGLYLDSYNVLPGIDSIVPVDVYVPGCPPRPETLIQGTMLLQEKIKRSKVK is encoded by the coding sequence ATGATAAAGGATCTCGTTAACCCTACCAATTTTAATCTTCTAGTGTCAAACATAGGTGATGTTTTGGTCAAAGCTTTGGATGCACCTTTAGGATATGTAATTAACTGGGGTCGCGTCTGGTCATTATGGCCCGTTCACTTGGAAACGGCTTGTTGTAGTGTAGAATTCGGCGCTGTTTCAAGTCCGCGCTATGACGCCGAACGATTTGGGATACTGGAAGCTTTTGGTTCATTAAGACAATGTGATCTAATAGTAGTTCAGGGTACCGTAACTAGGAAAATGGCACCTAGGCTTAGGATGGTTTATGATCAGATGCCAGAGCCAAAATATGTTATCGCCATGGGAGCTTGTGCAATAACAGGTGGTCTATATCTGGATTCATACAATGTTTTGCCTGGGATTGATAGCATTGTGCCAGTAGATGTTTATGTTCCAGGATGTCCTCCTAGACCTGAAACGTTAATTCAAGGTACCATGTTGTTGCAAGAAAAAATCAAAAGGTCGAAAGTTAAATAA
- a CDS encoding polyprenyl synthetase family protein, with amino-acid sequence MSSEDIKTEINFVASKINQFILNNISGEPFGLYTASLHYIKSGGKRLRPFMTIKSSELLNGSLESSLPAATSVELVHNFTLVHDDIMDNDNVRHNVTTVHRQFGIPLAILAGDVLFSKAFQVISIYGKKVGLNQSVLLRMVDLLSTSCIDVCEGQALDIQMAQDDEFSSTDLYIKMIEKKTAALFRVSCELGTLSSPDFTEKDLENMSGYGKKIGIAFQLIDDLIGIHGDSKVTGKFVGNDIREGKKTLPILLAFQNLKSTDKDLLRHLFGSKNAKDSEIAEMVNKIAEIRVDREVRDIANSYAKEAFETLKSYDRSPALISLENSAKYIVERSL; translated from the coding sequence ATGAGTTCAGAGGACATAAAAACTGAAATCAATTTTGTTGCTTCTAAAATAAATCAATTTATTCTCAATAATATTTCCGGTGAGCCTTTTGGTTTGTATACGGCCTCCCTGCATTACATTAAGAGCGGGGGGAAGAGGCTGAGACCTTTTATGACCATTAAATCAAGCGAACTTCTAAATGGGAGTCTAGAATCTTCACTTCCAGCTGCCACCTCTGTGGAATTGGTTCATAATTTTACATTAGTTCACGACGACATAATGGATAATGATAACGTTAGGCATAATGTAACAACAGTACATCGACAATTTGGAATTCCTTTGGCAATTTTAGCAGGAGATGTCCTTTTTTCAAAAGCATTTCAAGTAATATCTATTTATGGAAAGAAGGTTGGACTCAATCAATCTGTCCTTTTAAGGATGGTTGATTTGCTATCAACCTCGTGTATAGATGTTTGCGAAGGACAGGCTTTGGATATACAAATGGCTCAAGACGATGAATTTTCATCTACAGATTTATACATCAAAATGATTGAAAAAAAAACCGCCGCACTATTTAGAGTCTCATGCGAATTAGGTACTCTATCCTCACCCGACTTTACCGAAAAAGACTTGGAAAATATGTCTGGCTACGGGAAAAAAATCGGCATTGCATTTCAACTCATTGATGATCTAATTGGAATTCATGGCGATTCCAAAGTAACTGGCAAATTTGTAGGAAATGATATACGAGAGGGAAAAAAAACTCTACCCATTTTATTAGCTTTTCAGAATTTGAAATCTACAGATAAGGATTTATTAAGACACCTGTTTGGAAGTAAGAATGCGAAAGATTCTGAAATTGCAGAGATGGTAAATAAGATTGCTGAAATTAGGGTAGATAGGGAAGTTCGTGACATTGCAAACAGTTATGCTAAGGAAGCATTCGAGACATTGAAAAGTTATGACCGATCTCCTGCATTAATTTCGTTAGAAAATTCTGCAAAATACATTGTAGAGCGGAGTTTATAG
- a CDS encoding NADH-quinone oxidoreductase subunit D, with protein MTLSVGPQHPGSGHFRFTIKVDGDYIVFVDPDPGYVHRGHEKMCEYRNHFQNIPHLERPVIHDSCNITYAYSLAVEDLVGITVPRRGQFIRALASELSRLSYTLYWLAIYGIFLGHSTMFMWPAGDRELLIDLLERLSGARVTNAFNIPGGVRNDIPYNFKEKCLAQVNYFETRLKEYEDIFYNNPLLRQRTEGVGILTKEDAIKLGVTGSVLRASGVPFDVRKVEPYDVYDEIEFKVQYMKTCDSFARAYVPVLDMRESCHIIRQLLDKMPDSGDVREKLQFNIKSSPGETYKRVESGRGALGYHVVSDGTPRPYRVKASVGSFRNLLALPFLLTGSKLGDMPAIYWSLNYWPVEADR; from the coding sequence ATGACTCTGAGTGTTGGTCCACAGCATCCAGGGTCCGGCCATTTCAGATTTACTATTAAGGTTGATGGAGACTATATCGTATTCGTAGATCCTGACCCTGGATATGTTCACAGGGGACATGAAAAGATGTGCGAATATCGAAATCACTTTCAAAATATACCTCATTTGGAGCGTCCCGTGATTCATGATTCTTGTAACATTACTTATGCATACAGTTTGGCCGTGGAGGATCTTGTGGGCATTACCGTTCCTAGAAGGGGTCAATTTATTAGGGCACTTGCATCTGAACTTAGTAGACTTTCATATACATTGTATTGGTTAGCAATTTATGGAATATTTCTAGGACATTCTACGATGTTCATGTGGCCTGCTGGAGATAGAGAATTACTTATCGATCTATTGGAGCGTTTAAGTGGTGCAAGAGTAACTAATGCATTCAATATTCCAGGTGGAGTCAGAAATGATATTCCTTATAATTTTAAAGAAAAATGTCTAGCCCAGGTCAATTATTTTGAGACTAGGCTCAAAGAATATGAGGATATTTTTTATAACAATCCTTTGCTAAGACAGAGGACTGAGGGTGTTGGAATATTGACTAAAGAAGATGCGATCAAACTGGGGGTAACTGGATCTGTCTTGAGGGCATCAGGAGTACCATTTGATGTTAGGAAAGTGGAACCTTATGACGTCTATGATGAAATTGAATTTAAGGTTCAATACATGAAAACATGTGACTCTTTTGCTAGAGCTTATGTACCTGTACTTGATATGAGAGAGTCATGTCACATTATTAGACAATTGTTAGATAAGATGCCGGATTCAGGAGATGTAAGAGAAAAACTGCAATTTAATATTAAAAGCTCCCCGGGCGAAACGTACAAACGGGTGGAATCAGGAAGAGGCGCGTTGGGATATCACGTAGTGAGTGATGGGACACCCAGACCATATAGAGTAAAGGCATCGGTAGGTTCCTTTAGGAATTTACTCGCTTTACCTTTCTTGTTAACTGGTTCGAAATTAGGGGATATGCCTGCAATATATTGGTCTTTGAATTATTGGCCGGTGGAGGCTGACAGATAA
- a CDS encoding NADH-quinone oxidoreductase subunit A produces the protein MAGETATQFLPILYLFGFGILAGVPAIIMSRLFMTRRRYNPVKFLPMECGQVPSGEGRSHFMMQYYSYILMFVVFDVMSIFLYAWGVTFFSIPKEATLPMIGFLGVMFAAMGYALFLAGRKGIW, from the coding sequence TTGGCAGGAGAAACCGCTACACAATTTCTTCCAATATTATATTTATTTGGATTTGGAATTTTAGCTGGGGTACCCGCAATAATCATGTCTCGGTTGTTTATGACTAGAAGGAGGTATAATCCAGTAAAATTCCTTCCAATGGAATGTGGTCAAGTCCCTTCAGGCGAAGGACGATCTCATTTCATGATGCAGTATTATTCTTATATCCTGATGTTTGTCGTCTTCGATGTAATGTCTATTTTTCTGTACGCGTGGGGTGTTACCTTTTTTTCAATCCCTAAGGAAGCGACTTTGCCGATGATAGGATTTCTGGGTGTGATGTTTGCTGCGATGGGGTACGCATTATTTTTGGCAGGGAGAAAAGGAATTTGGTAG
- the fni gene encoding type 2 isopentenyl-diphosphate Delta-isomerase: MTEENPSISEKQIELIKKRKKEGIDIPLKEEVQGKENTTLLEDVYLVHNALPEIDFENIRLNTVFLGRNFSAPIIIDSMTGGTDEALVINKRLGQIAEKYGLAMGLGSQRAGLKSDKLVKSYAVARTVAPNAFLIANIGGAQLAEGLSIDDVKKIIKMIDADALAIHLNPLQELIQPEGEPHFKGVLQKITTLVQEIDIPVIVKEVGSGVSPEVALKLQGAGVKAINVAGSGGTSWAGIEKIRADNVNSYIKSNLGNLFWDWGIPTALCVLLASRSIEIPVIASGGLRNGLEIAKCLMLGAKMCAMAFPFLRKAAESEYELDQFTQLILAQLRGTMFLLGSPDIDSLVNTRYILKDKLASMLNSYEFRGHKN, from the coding sequence ATGACCGAAGAAAATCCTTCCATCTCAGAGAAACAAATTGAATTGATAAAGAAAAGGAAGAAAGAAGGAATAGACATTCCTTTAAAAGAAGAGGTTCAGGGCAAGGAAAATACAACCCTTTTGGAGGATGTTTATTTGGTCCATAATGCACTACCTGAAATTGATTTCGAGAATATAAGGTTAAATACAGTTTTCCTTGGTAGGAACTTTTCTGCTCCAATTATCATTGACTCTATGACTGGTGGTACTGATGAAGCACTAGTCATAAACAAGAGACTAGGCCAAATAGCTGAGAAATACGGATTGGCAATGGGGCTTGGAAGCCAGAGGGCTGGACTAAAAAGTGACAAACTTGTTAAGAGTTATGCTGTTGCTCGGACCGTTGCCCCAAATGCTTTTTTGATTGCAAACATAGGTGGAGCCCAACTTGCTGAAGGATTGTCAATAGATGACGTCAAAAAAATCATAAAAATGATTGATGCTGATGCATTGGCCATACACTTAAACCCACTTCAAGAACTAATTCAGCCAGAGGGGGAACCACATTTTAAGGGCGTTCTACAAAAAATAACTACTCTAGTACAAGAAATAGATATTCCTGTCATAGTCAAAGAAGTAGGCTCTGGAGTTTCTCCTGAGGTTGCCCTCAAACTTCAAGGTGCTGGGGTAAAGGCCATTAACGTGGCAGGATCTGGAGGTACGAGCTGGGCCGGAATTGAAAAAATAAGAGCGGATAATGTCAACAGTTACATAAAATCTAATTTGGGTAATCTTTTTTGGGACTGGGGTATTCCAACTGCTCTATGCGTATTATTGGCTTCAAGATCAATAGAAATCCCCGTGATTGCTTCAGGCGGACTCCGCAATGGCCTAGAAATTGCCAAGTGCTTGATGCTTGGAGCTAAAATGTGTGCAATGGCATTTCCTTTTTTAAGGAAGGCCGCAGAATCTGAATATGAGTTAGACCAATTTACGCAGCTGATATTGGCACAGCTGAGAGGCACGATGTTCTTACTAGGGTCACCTGATATTGATTCCTTGGTGAATACAAGATATATATTGAAAGATAAATTAGCAAGTATGTTGAATAGTTATGAGTTCAGAGGACATAAAAACTGA
- a CDS encoding NADH-quinone oxidoreductase subunit C, with product MEKNNTENNQTNLIEVKEEKSNLLSSSLINSITTNFGDQVKLVYKKENRSKILVSPENLVETALYLRNNHGFDHAESASGTDYPADNQIEINYHLGSYSNTDYYPYILVLSTRVDRTDPKSNSLINIFPSVEYHERETYEMLGVFFLGHPRNERFILPEDWADMPPLRKDFRIKGR from the coding sequence ATGGAAAAAAACAATACCGAAAATAATCAAACGAACCTGATCGAGGTAAAAGAAGAAAAGAGTAATTTACTATCTAGTAGTCTTATTAATTCTATTACTACTAATTTTGGAGATCAAGTTAAACTCGTATATAAAAAAGAAAACAGATCCAAGATATTGGTGAGTCCAGAAAATCTTGTAGAAACAGCATTATATTTAAGAAATAATCATGGATTTGATCATGCTGAATCAGCTTCGGGCACTGACTATCCAGCTGACAATCAAATTGAAATTAATTATCATTTAGGTTCGTATAGCAATACCGATTATTATCCCTACATTTTAGTGCTATCAACTAGAGTTGATCGAACCGATCCTAAATCAAACAGCTTGATAAATATATTTCCGAGTGTTGAATACCATGAACGTGAAACATATGAAATGCTGGGTGTGTTTTTTTTGGGACATCCACGTAATGAACGCTTTATTTTACCCGAAGATTGGGCAGATATGCCACCTCTCAGAAAGGATTTTCGCATAAAGGGGAGATGA
- a CDS encoding transposase translates to MISDDGRNTLYGLVKDKEGNDSGNSARSSIKQIFLVLDNVSIHKSNKVKEKIAKYHPRIQLVILPTRSPELNLIG, encoded by the coding sequence TTGATTTCCGATGATGGAAGAAACACGTTGTATGGTCTGGTAAAAGATAAGGAGGGCAATGATTCTGGAAACTCTGCCAGGAGCAGTATCAAACAGATATTTTTGGTACTGGATAACGTATCAATACACAAGTCAAACAAGGTAAAAGAAAAGATAGCCAAATACCATCCAAGAATACAATTAGTAATTCTTCCAACAAGATCTCCTGAACTAAATCTGATAGGGTAG